In Cloacibacterium caeni, a single window of DNA contains:
- a CDS encoding GDP-L-fucose synthase family protein, protein MMKSKKIYIAGHKGMVGSAVWRALEARGYKNVLGCSKQDLDLRNQHQVNHFFQNEQPEIVIDAAALVGGIMANKNNPYPFIMDNLQIQMNLMDAAHQNNVEKFIFLGSSCIYPKHAPQPLKEEYLLTAPLEPTNEWYAIAKIAGVKTIEAIRKQYNKDFVSLMPTNLYGIRDNFDLQTSHVLPAMIRKFHEAKEKSEKKGINEPVELWGTGNPKREFLFVDDLAEAIIFVMENKLEESLYNVGSGEDLSLKELALLVQKVIGHQGEVIWDTSKPDGTPRKVMEVSKLKKMGWSPKITLEQGIEETYQWFLENREKIKEMKL, encoded by the coding sequence ATAATGAAATCTAAAAAGATTTACATTGCAGGTCATAAAGGAATGGTAGGCTCTGCAGTTTGGAGGGCACTAGAAGCTAGAGGTTATAAAAACGTATTGGGATGTTCAAAACAAGATCTTGATTTGAGAAACCAACACCAAGTGAATCATTTTTTTCAAAACGAACAACCCGAAATCGTAATAGATGCCGCAGCATTAGTAGGCGGGATAATGGCAAATAAAAATAATCCATATCCTTTCATTATGGATAATTTACAAATCCAAATGAACTTAATGGATGCTGCACACCAAAATAATGTAGAGAAATTTATTTTCTTAGGTTCCTCTTGCATATACCCTAAACATGCACCTCAACCTTTGAAAGAAGAGTATTTGCTTACTGCTCCCTTAGAACCTACCAATGAGTGGTACGCAATTGCTAAAATTGCAGGAGTAAAAACAATAGAAGCAATAAGGAAACAATACAACAAAGACTTTGTGAGCTTAATGCCCACAAACTTGTATGGGATAAGAGATAATTTTGACTTGCAAACCTCTCATGTATTACCTGCCATGATTCGAAAATTTCATGAAGCTAAAGAAAAGTCAGAAAAAAAAGGCATAAATGAACCCGTAGAATTGTGGGGAACAGGAAATCCTAAAAGAGAATTTTTATTTGTAGATGATTTGGCAGAAGCTATAATTTTTGTTATGGAAAATAAACTCGAAGAGAGTTTATACAATGTAGGATCTGGGGAAGATTTATCTTTAAAAGAACTAGCTTTATTAGTACAAAAAGTTATAGGCCATCAAGGAGAAGTTATTTGGGATACCTCAAAGCCAGATGGAACACCCAGAAAAGTGATGGAGGTGAGTAAATTGAAAAAAATGGGTTGGTCTCCTAAAATAACATTGGAACAGGGAATTGAAGAAACATATCAATGGTTTCTTGAAAATAGAGAGAAAATAAAAGAGATGAAACTGTAG
- a CDS encoding NAD-dependent epimerase/dehydratase family protein, with product MKNALVLGGGGFIGGHLAKRLKEEGFYVKIVDIKPNHEFWDHNLICNEYVQGDLRDPRIVEKAFEGRVYDEVYQLAADMGGAGYIFTGDNDANVMHNSALINLNVVHECAKNNVGRVFYSSSACMYPEHNQQDPNNPNCEESSAYPANPDSEYGWEKLFSERLYLAFNRNYKLNVRVARFHNIFGEFGTWMGGKEKAPAAMCRKAAETEDGGTIEVWGDGQQTRSFLHVNECVEAVLRLMRQDDFLGPVNIGSEEMVTINQLAEMAIKLSGKNIKIHNIGGQEFKDKYGFSCPVGVKGRNSDNKLYREKIGWEVSIPLIEGMKTTFDWINEQVKLQKNNG from the coding sequence ATGAAAAATGCACTAGTTTTAGGTGGTGGTGGTTTTATTGGCGGTCATCTAGCTAAAAGATTAAAAGAAGAGGGGTTTTATGTGAAAATTGTAGACATTAAGCCAAATCACGAATTTTGGGATCACAATCTAATTTGTAATGAATATGTACAAGGGGATTTAAGAGATCCAAGAATTGTAGAAAAAGCTTTTGAAGGTAGAGTTTACGATGAGGTATATCAATTAGCCGCTGATATGGGAGGTGCAGGATATATTTTTACAGGAGATAATGATGCAAATGTTATGCATAACTCCGCGCTCATTAACCTAAACGTAGTACATGAATGTGCAAAAAATAACGTAGGAAGAGTATTTTATTCTTCATCTGCTTGTATGTATCCAGAGCATAATCAGCAAGATCCTAATAATCCAAACTGTGAAGAAAGTTCTGCTTACCCTGCAAATCCGGATTCTGAATATGGTTGGGAAAAACTTTTTTCAGAACGTCTTTATTTAGCTTTCAATAGAAACTATAAGTTAAACGTAAGAGTAGCAAGATTCCATAATATTTTCGGTGAGTTTGGAACATGGATGGGTGGTAAAGAAAAAGCACCAGCAGCAATGTGTAGAAAAGCTGCAGAAACAGAAGATGGTGGTACAATAGAAGTTTGGGGAGATGGACAGCAAACACGTTCTTTCTTGCATGTAAATGAATGTGTAGAAGCAGTACTTAGATTGATGAGACAAGATGATTTCTTAGGGCCTGTAAACATCGGTTCAGAAGAAATGGTAACCATCAATCAATTGGCAGAAATGGCAATTAAACTGTCTGGTAAAAACATTAAAATTCACAATATCGGAGGACAAGAATTCAAAGATAAATACGGATTCTCTTGCCCAGTGGGAGTAAAAGGACGTAATAGTGATAATAAATTATACAGAGAAAAAATCGGTTGGGAAGTAAGCATCCCATTAATCGAAGGAATGAAAACTACCTTTGATTGGATTAATGAGCAAGTAAAACTTCAAAAAAATAATGGCTAA
- a CDS encoding glycosyltransferase, producing MKVAIVIPSLHAGGMERVMSELLNEFSKDKTLEIHLILYGITREIFYSVPENVTIHKPSFEFKNKYRLFYTLKTLIFLRRQIIKIAPKSILSFGERWNSFVLIACWGLKYPIYVSDRCQPNKSLGKLHNWLRNKLYPKAKGVIAQTEKGKAIFEKMYKHTNIQVIGNPIRQITSEKKIDKENIVLTVGRLIDTKHHDELIRLFVEINDPNWKLIIVGDDALKQKNRSKLERLIKELRAEDKVVLVGSQKEVEPYYLKSKVFAFTSSSEGFPNVIGEAMSAGLPVVAFDCMSGPSDMIANEKNGYLIELFNYESFKKHLQILMSDESLRLKLGLNAAESIQEFKIDEISKKYKKMILE from the coding sequence ATGAAAGTTGCGATTGTTATTCCCTCACTGCATGCAGGAGGCATGGAACGGGTGATGTCTGAATTGTTAAATGAATTTTCTAAAGATAAAACTTTAGAAATACATTTAATACTTTATGGTATAACTAGGGAAATTTTTTATTCTGTACCCGAAAATGTTACAATTCATAAACCTTCCTTCGAATTTAAAAATAAATATCGGTTATTTTATACACTAAAAACTTTAATATTTTTAAGAAGACAAATAATAAAAATTGCTCCTAAAAGCATTCTAAGTTTTGGGGAAAGATGGAATAGTTTTGTCCTTATAGCGTGTTGGGGGTTGAAATATCCTATTTATGTATCAGATAGGTGTCAGCCAAATAAATCATTAGGAAAGTTGCATAATTGGCTTAGAAATAAACTTTATCCAAAGGCAAAAGGAGTAATTGCACAGACTGAAAAAGGTAAAGCAATATTCGAAAAAATGTATAAGCATACTAATATTCAGGTGATTGGGAATCCTATTAGACAAATAACATCAGAAAAGAAAATAGATAAAGAAAATATTGTTTTAACAGTTGGTAGATTGATTGATACAAAGCACCATGACGAGTTAATTCGTTTATTTGTAGAAATTAATGACCCTAATTGGAAACTAATAATTGTAGGTGATGATGCTTTAAAACAAAAAAATAGAAGTAAACTAGAAAGGTTAATAAAAGAATTAAGAGCAGAAGATAAAGTGGTTTTAGTAGGTAGTCAAAAAGAAGTGGAACCCTATTATTTAAAAAGTAAAGTTTTTGCTTTTACATCTAGTTCTGAAGGCTTTCCAAATGTAATTGGTGAAGCCATGTCAGCAGGTTTACCTGTTGTAGCTTTTGATTGCATGTCGGGCCCTTCTGATATGATAGCCAACGAAAAAAATGGATATTTAATAGAATTGTTTAATTATGAGTCTTTTAAGAAACACTTACAAATTTTAATGTCTGATGAATCTTTAAGATTGAAATTGGGATTAAATGCTGCAGAAAGCATTCAAGAGTTTAAGATTGATGAAATCTCTAAAAAGTACAAAAAAATGATTCTAGAATAA
- a CDS encoding polysaccharide (de)acetylase, with amino-acid sequence MYTGNKKSELRIYVSNLFGWRTNRKLIVIESDDWGSVYMSDKRALEEMKTKGIPLHSHYLKNDTLESNEDMEMLMEVLRKHKDSSGRHVVMTGVNVVANPNFEKIKANGFTKYEYELFTETAKRFPQSNKIHTLWKQGIEERLLVPVFHGREHLNVQRWMKLLQEGNETVRIAFEYGVSTLPREMNGDELPDLRAAFDIDTQNDLKYLEKVIDTGLDEFEALFGYKSTFFIPTNGPFNNNLEELLSKKGVKYIGTGKIQSEPLGEGKYKKHFRYLGKKNRLGQMYLTRNCFFEPNSEGFPIERDWVSSCLKEIEVAFNCRKPATISSHRVNYMGSINPENRERGLKKLDNLLVQIIKKWPEVEFITSMELGDIITGKTQEK; translated from the coding sequence ATGTACACAGGTAACAAAAAATCAGAACTAAGAATATATGTAAGCAATCTTTTTGGATGGCGAACCAATAGAAAATTAATCGTAATAGAAAGCGACGATTGGGGCTCTGTTTATATGTCAGACAAAAGGGCATTAGAGGAAATGAAGACCAAAGGAATTCCTTTACATTCTCATTATCTGAAAAATGACACTTTAGAGTCTAATGAAGATATGGAAATGTTGATGGAGGTTCTTAGAAAACATAAAGATTCTTCTGGTCGTCATGTAGTTATGACTGGTGTAAATGTGGTAGCCAATCCTAATTTTGAAAAAATAAAAGCCAATGGCTTTACGAAATATGAATATGAATTGTTTACTGAAACCGCTAAAAGATTCCCGCAGAGTAATAAAATCCACACATTATGGAAACAAGGAATTGAAGAAAGACTTTTAGTTCCAGTATTTCACGGTAGAGAACATCTTAATGTACAACGTTGGATGAAACTCCTTCAAGAAGGAAACGAAACGGTAAGAATAGCCTTTGAATATGGAGTAAGTACATTACCAAGAGAAATGAATGGAGATGAGCTCCCTGATTTACGAGCAGCATTTGATATTGATACCCAAAATGATTTAAAATATTTGGAAAAGGTAATTGATACAGGATTAGATGAATTTGAAGCTTTATTTGGTTATAAATCTACTTTTTTTATTCCAACGAATGGTCCTTTTAATAATAATTTAGAAGAATTGTTAAGCAAAAAAGGGGTGAAATACATCGGAACAGGAAAAATACAAAGCGAACCATTAGGAGAGGGTAAATATAAAAAGCATTTTCGTTACTTAGGGAAAAAGAATAGATTGGGACAAATGTACTTGACTAGGAATTGTTTTTTTGAACCAAACAGTGAAGGATTTCCCATAGAAAGAGATTGGGTATCCTCTTGTTTGAAAGAAATAGAAGTTGCTTTCAACTGTCGTAAACCTGCTACCATTAGTTCTCATAGAGTGAATTATATGGGAAGCATTAATCCCGAAAATAGAGAAAGAGGATTGAAAAAACTTGATAATTTACTCGTGCAAATAATTAAAAAATGGCCTGAAGTAGAATTTATAACTTCTATGGAGCTAGGCGATATCATTACAGGGAAAACCCAAGAAAAATAA
- a CDS encoding glycosyltransferase family 4 protein has translation MRVLQINATVNSGSTGRIAEDIGLVLINVGHKSYIAYGRGNQPSKSNKIIIGNQWDANWHGVVSLLLDRHGFASRKATKQLINKIEELKPDVINLHNIHGYYVNIEILFDYLKKINIPVVWTFHDCWPFTGHCSYFDSVACEKWKTHCQNCPKKSFYPKSLLIDNSFKNFSDKKQIFNQLDNLHIITPSNWLKNLVKQSFLSKFPVSCIHNGIDLSKFSPVENVEKLIQKWNLKDKIIVLGVASIWDRRKGLDDFISLSNKLSDTYQIILIGLTKKQIAQLPKNIIGIERTESIEELAEYYSLAKVFVNPTYQDNFPTTNIEALACGTPVVTYNTGGSPEAIDKETGIVVEKGNVDELRDAIERVTSAKTEYYEKEKCRKRAEKHFDKNERYQDYLQLFKTLVKES, from the coding sequence ATGAGAGTTTTACAAATTAACGCAACTGTAAATTCAGGGTCAACAGGAAGAATTGCTGAAGATATAGGCCTAGTTTTAATTAATGTTGGGCACAAAAGTTATATTGCTTACGGAAGAGGCAATCAGCCGAGTAAATCTAATAAAATCATAATAGGAAATCAATGGGATGCCAATTGGCATGGTGTAGTTTCACTTTTATTGGATAGACACGGTTTTGCTTCTAGAAAAGCAACTAAACAGTTGATTAATAAAATTGAAGAATTAAAACCAGATGTTATTAATTTACATAATATCCATGGGTATTATGTAAATATTGAAATACTATTTGATTATCTGAAAAAAATAAATATCCCAGTAGTGTGGACTTTTCACGACTGTTGGCCTTTTACAGGGCATTGTAGTTACTTTGACTCTGTAGCATGTGAAAAATGGAAAACCCATTGCCAGAATTGTCCAAAGAAAAGTTTCTATCCTAAATCTTTATTAATAGATAATTCCTTTAAAAATTTTTCTGATAAAAAGCAGATTTTTAATCAGTTAGATAATCTTCATATTATTACACCATCAAATTGGCTGAAAAATCTAGTAAAACAATCATTTTTATCGAAATTTCCAGTAAGTTGTATTCACAATGGGATAGATCTTTCGAAATTTAGTCCTGTAGAAAATGTAGAAAAATTAATTCAAAAATGGAATCTAAAGGATAAAATAATTGTTTTGGGAGTAGCCAGCATTTGGGATCGCCGAAAAGGATTGGATGATTTTATCTCTTTATCAAATAAATTATCAGATACATACCAGATAATTTTAATAGGTTTAACTAAAAAGCAAATAGCACAATTACCTAAAAATATAATAGGTATTGAAAGAACAGAAAGTATTGAGGAATTAGCAGAATATTATAGTTTGGCAAAGGTATTTGTAAATCCTACTTATCAAGATAATTTCCCTACTACAAATATTGAAGCTTTAGCATGTGGTACTCCCGTAGTTACTTATAATACAGGAGGAAGCCCCGAAGCAATTGATAAAGAAACAGGGATAGTAGTAGAAAAGGGAAATGTAGATGAATTAAGAGACGCTATTGAAAGAGTGACAAGTGCTAAAACGGAATATTATGAGAAAGAAAAATGCAGAAAAAGAGCGGAAAAGCACTTCGATAAGAACGAAAGGTATCAAGATTATTTACAATTGTTTAAAACTCTAGTGAAAGAGAGCTAA
- a CDS encoding acyl carrier protein has product MEAEFLEMITEVLEIEDREIQLADAFRDYDEWDSLARLTLIAEIDDKYNMVIEEEAFKNAITLGDLLNEIIKRTQA; this is encoded by the coding sequence ATGGAAGCAGAATTTTTAGAAATGATTACAGAAGTATTAGAAATTGAAGACAGAGAGATTCAATTGGCAGATGCTTTCAGAGACTATGATGAGTGGGACTCATTAGCAAGATTAACATTAATCGCAGAAATAGACGATAAGTATAACATGGTAATCGAAGAAGAAGCATTTAAAAATGCAATCACTTTAGGAGATTTACTCAACGAAATTATAAAAAGAACGCAAGCTTAA
- a CDS encoding polysaccharide (de)acetylase codes for MLSNLKNRVRAHLINYKGWSTKRKIVVFESDDWGAIRLPDITKIEEYRKRYPYPKNPYLKYDSLASEEDLNVLFSLISDCKDNFGNHPKLTFNTVVANPDFKKIKESGFKQYYYEPFTETLKRFSNHSQSFNLWKNAIDEKLMYPQFHGREHVNVPLWLEELRNGNQELLDAFDLGTWSVPENKSSIINLQASLDWIKEQPFTYQKDFLEEGLKEFQTVFGFCSKTIIPNNYIFDPNLNTILKENGIKGVQGMKYQKLPLGNSSNGKREMIRRYVGDKNEAGLFYLVRNCVFEPSQTSDNYDDVSMCLQNIDNAFFWNKPAIIDTHRLNYIGSYDEKNRDISLNKLRILLKKILKKWHDVEFMTSNELLDIIEQENSLL; via the coding sequence ATGCTATCTAATCTTAAAAATAGAGTAAGAGCTCATTTAATCAATTATAAAGGCTGGAGTACCAAAAGAAAGATTGTCGTTTTTGAAAGCGATGATTGGGGTGCTATCCGACTTCCAGATATTACAAAAATTGAGGAATACAGAAAACGATATCCTTATCCTAAGAATCCTTATCTTAAATATGATTCTTTAGCTTCGGAAGAAGACTTAAATGTATTGTTTTCATTGATAAGTGATTGCAAAGATAATTTTGGAAATCATCCAAAATTGACTTTTAACACGGTAGTAGCTAACCCAGATTTTAAAAAAATTAAAGAATCGGGTTTTAAACAATATTATTATGAACCTTTTACAGAAACGTTAAAAAGATTTTCTAACCATTCTCAATCCTTTAATCTATGGAAGAATGCAATTGATGAAAAGTTAATGTATCCTCAGTTTCACGGGAGAGAGCATGTAAATGTACCATTATGGTTAGAAGAACTAAGAAATGGAAATCAAGAACTCCTAGATGCCTTTGATCTAGGGACGTGGAGTGTTCCAGAAAATAAAAGCTCAATAATTAATCTTCAAGCTTCACTAGATTGGATTAAAGAGCAACCTTTTACATATCAAAAAGATTTTTTAGAAGAAGGATTAAAAGAATTTCAAACAGTTTTTGGTTTTTGCTCAAAAACAATTATACCAAATAATTATATTTTTGATCCTAATCTCAATACTATATTGAAGGAAAATGGTATTAAAGGTGTGCAGGGTATGAAATACCAAAAATTACCTTTAGGAAATTCTTCAAATGGTAAAAGAGAAATGATTAGAAGATATGTAGGTGATAAAAATGAAGCAGGCTTATTCTATTTGGTAAGAAATTGCGTCTTTGAACCCTCTCAAACGTCAGATAATTATGATGATGTATCAATGTGTTTGCAAAATATAGATAATGCTTTTTTTTGGAACAAACCAGCAATTATTGATACACATCGTTTAAATTATATAGGAAGTTATGATGAAAAAAATAGAGATATAAGTTTAAATAAATTGAGAATTTTGTTGAAAAAAATTTTAAAAAAATGGCATGATGTAGAGTTTATGACATCAAATGAATTATTAGATATTATAGAACAAGAAAATTCTCTTTTATAG
- a CDS encoding NAD-dependent epimerase/dehydratase family protein: protein MSKILVTGAAGFIGFHVSKKLIDLGFEVYGIDNLNAYYDVRLKLDRLKELGIDIQSELFMRQQEVKSGSNESFRFSQMDLVDEHRLDHLFLKEKFDAVINLAAQAGVRYSIENPKAYIQANVVGFMNILEACRSNQIKHLIYASSSSVYGNQQKVPFSEKDRVDHPISLYAATKKSNELMAHVYSHLYGLKTTGLRFFTVYGPWGRPDMAPFLFTKAILSETPIKVFNNGDLMRDFTYIEDIVKGIIEVLITDKIQENYNIYNIGNNTPVKLLDFIQAVEGACNKKAQLDFYPMQDGDVYQTFADIEDLKAVTGYIPKVKINEGIQEFVNWYKAYFKK from the coding sequence ATGAGTAAAATTTTAGTAACAGGCGCAGCAGGCTTTATAGGATTTCATGTTAGTAAGAAATTAATTGATTTAGGTTTTGAAGTTTATGGTATTGATAATTTGAATGCCTATTATGATGTAAGATTAAAACTAGATAGATTAAAAGAATTAGGTATAGATATACAGTCTGAATTATTCATGAGACAACAGGAGGTGAAAAGCGGAAGCAATGAAAGTTTTCGTTTTTCTCAAATGGATTTGGTAGATGAACACAGATTAGACCACCTTTTTCTTAAAGAAAAATTTGATGCGGTTATCAATTTAGCAGCACAAGCGGGAGTAAGATACTCCATAGAAAACCCTAAAGCATATATTCAAGCAAATGTAGTAGGCTTTATGAATATATTAGAAGCCTGTAGAAGCAATCAGATTAAGCATTTAATCTATGCCTCTAGTTCTTCGGTGTATGGCAATCAGCAAAAAGTACCATTTTCTGAGAAAGATAGAGTAGATCATCCTATAAGTTTATATGCGGCAACCAAGAAGAGTAATGAATTAATGGCACATGTTTACAGCCATTTATATGGACTAAAAACTACAGGACTCCGTTTCTTTACCGTTTATGGACCTTGGGGAAGACCAGATATGGCACCATTTTTATTTACAAAAGCCATTTTGAGTGAAACGCCAATTAAGGTGTTTAATAATGGAGATTTAATGCGAGATTTTACCTATATAGAGGATATTGTAAAAGGAATTATAGAAGTATTGATTACAGATAAAATTCAAGAGAATTATAATATTTATAATATTGGAAATAATACTCCTGTAAAACTATTAGATTTTATACAAGCTGTAGAAGGGGCATGTAACAAAAAAGCCCAATTGGATTTTTACCCAATGCAAGATGGAGATGTATACCAAACCTTTGCAGATATAGAGGATTTAAAGGCAGTAACAGGATATATTCCCAAAGTAAAAATTAATGAAGGAATACAAGAATTTGTCAATTGGTATAAAGCCTATTTTAAAAAATAA
- a CDS encoding sugar transferase, with protein MYKKGFKRLIDVTAAVLVLIFFSPLFIGVYLLLILSQNSAFFTQDRPGKNGKIFKLIKFKTMSDKRDAQGNLLPDAERITKVGKWVRSTSLDELPQLINVLKGDMSLIGPRPLLIKYLPLYSETQKRRHEVRPGITGWAQVNGRNAISWDKKFEYDVWYVDHLSFLLDCKIVWKTIKKVIIREGISSDTSVTMEPFKGNN; from the coding sequence ATGTATAAGAAAGGCTTTAAAAGACTAATAGATGTAACAGCTGCAGTGCTGGTTTTAATATTTTTTTCACCCCTATTTATAGGGGTTTACCTATTATTGATACTGAGTCAGAATTCAGCATTCTTTACACAGGATAGACCAGGGAAGAACGGAAAAATTTTTAAATTAATTAAATTTAAAACCATGAGCGACAAGCGAGATGCACAAGGAAATTTATTGCCAGACGCAGAACGCATAACGAAGGTTGGGAAATGGGTAAGAAGTACTTCATTAGATGAATTGCCACAATTGATTAATGTATTAAAAGGGGATATGAGTTTAATAGGACCTCGTCCCTTATTAATTAAATATTTACCTTTGTATTCAGAAACCCAAAAACGCAGACATGAAGTAAGACCTGGAATAACAGGATGGGCACAAGTAAATGGCAGAAATGCCATTTCATGGGATAAAAAATTTGAATATGATGTATGGTATGTAGACCATTTAAGTTTTTTATTGGATTGCAAAATCGTATGGAAAACGATAAAAAAAGTGATCATAAGAGAGGGAATCTCAAGTGATACAAGTGTAACAATGGAACCTTTTAAAGGGAATAACTAA
- a CDS encoding glycosyltransferase family 4 protein, producing the protein MAKNKTVVILDQASGYLQIDMLDALSTKYDKCVIIAGTIVERETKLSEKYKWHKITKYNKSTAFKRIYTWLAATIQMFFIVLWKYRNARIIAITNPPSAPLVPYLLRANYDILVYDLYPDALVNFNYITKDGWANKVFTHFTKKMFKKANTLYTLTPELAKETSKYAEGKEIKIVPIWTNNEFFPQIDRNENLIFKKLGIAKDTFVICYSGNLGKTHPIEKLVDLAHAFKNEPNFYFLVIGGGHKYELIHKLIEEQKLTNIQLLPWQPIELLPHNMQVGNLNVVTLDEGAADLSIPSKTFNLLSVGKPILAICSKRSALANLLERSNCGRAFEANEVNEIKSFIYQLQNEPETYKAYSENAKKASNNFTKENAMQFL; encoded by the coding sequence ATGGCTAAAAATAAAACAGTAGTCATTCTAGATCAAGCATCTGGCTATCTTCAAATAGATATGCTGGATGCTTTATCTACAAAATATGATAAGTGCGTAATCATTGCGGGTACAATTGTAGAAAGAGAAACGAAACTCTCTGAGAAATACAAGTGGCATAAAATTACGAAATACAATAAATCTACGGCATTCAAAAGAATTTACACTTGGCTCGCAGCTACCATTCAGATGTTTTTTATTGTATTATGGAAGTACAGAAACGCTAGAATAATCGCGATTACTAATCCGCCAAGTGCACCTTTGGTTCCTTACCTCTTAAGAGCAAATTATGATATATTAGTTTATGATTTGTATCCAGATGCATTGGTAAATTTTAATTATATTACCAAAGACGGTTGGGCAAATAAAGTGTTTACCCATTTTACCAAAAAAATGTTTAAAAAGGCAAATACGCTTTACACCTTAACACCAGAATTAGCTAAAGAAACTTCTAAATATGCAGAGGGAAAAGAAATAAAAATAGTACCGATATGGACCAATAATGAATTTTTCCCTCAGATTGATAGAAATGAAAATCTAATTTTCAAAAAATTAGGAATCGCAAAAGATACCTTTGTAATTTGTTACTCAGGAAATTTAGGAAAAACACACCCTATTGAAAAATTAGTTGACCTAGCGCATGCATTTAAGAATGAGCCTAATTTTTATTTTCTCGTAATTGGAGGAGGTCATAAATACGAACTGATTCATAAATTGATTGAAGAGCAAAAATTAACCAATATTCAATTATTGCCTTGGCAACCTATTGAACTACTCCCGCACAACATGCAGGTAGGAAATCTAAACGTGGTAACGCTAGATGAAGGAGCAGCAGATTTAAGTATACCGAGTAAAACGTTTAATTTGTTGTCAGTAGGGAAGCCCATTTTAGCCATTTGTTCTAAAAGGTCTGCACTGGCAAATTTGTTAGAAAGAAGCAATTGTGGGCGCGCATTTGAAGCCAACGAAGTAAATGAAATTAAAAGTTTTATTTATCAGCTTCAAAACGAACCAGAGACTTATAAAGCATACAGCGAAAATGCAAAAAAAGCTTCTAATAATTTTACAAAAGAAAACGCAATGCAATTTTTATAA
- a CDS encoding glycosyltransferase family 2 protein gives MNKFKYRFTIFTPCYNSEKFLERVYRSVKNQTYRNFEWLIINDASTDGTAELIKKYEKLSDFPIRVINNPENKMLYYNFNTAFDEAQGELMIFAGHDDAFDEITLERFNKVWEEYGSDEIAGIWCRCRDQHGNIIGSSFPNDLIISSYHEMFEKHIYGSQERFVVTQTKILRENKFDLTGYRTGEVFLWSDIGMKYKTIYMNDVLRTYYIEPENSNALTKRGRKKVALETYLYYIEFLNRYITKVPNAYFLKARFHFATVYYGIISDKPFYGVIKDIKMLFSKIFCSFLYPIAFLVAKKNND, from the coding sequence ATGAACAAATTTAAGTATCGCTTTACTATTTTTACTCCATGCTACAACTCAGAAAAATTTTTGGAAAGAGTTTACAGGAGTGTAAAAAATCAGACATATAGAAATTTTGAATGGCTTATAATTAATGATGCTTCTACAGACGGGACAGCTGAATTGATAAAAAAGTATGAAAAACTTTCTGATTTTCCTATACGAGTAATTAATAATCCAGAAAACAAAATGCTTTATTATAATTTCAATACGGCATTTGATGAAGCTCAAGGTGAATTGATGATTTTTGCAGGACATGATGATGCCTTTGATGAAATCACTCTCGAGAGATTTAATAAAGTATGGGAGGAATATGGCTCAGACGAGATTGCAGGAATTTGGTGTAGGTGTAGAGACCAACATGGGAATATAATTGGTTCTTCTTTTCCGAATGATTTGATAATATCTAGTTATCACGAAATGTTTGAAAAGCACATTTATGGTTCTCAAGAAAGATTCGTTGTTACTCAGACCAAAATATTAAGAGAAAACAAATTTGACTTAACAGGTTACAGAACTGGGGAAGTATTTTTGTGGTCAGATATTGGGATGAAATACAAAACAATATATATGAATGATGTTTTAAGAACATATTATATTGAACCAGAAAATTCAAATGCTTTAACCAAAAGAGGACGAAAAAAAGTTGCTTTAGAAACTTATCTCTACTATATAGAGTTTCTAAATAGATATATTACAAAAGTGCCAAACGCTTATTTTCTTAAAGCTAGGTTTCATTTTGCTACTGTTTATTATGGAATTATAAGTGATAAACCTTTTTATGGTGTAATAAAAGATATAAAAATGTTATTTTCTAAAATATTTTGCTCTTTTTTATATCCAATAGCCTTCTTAGTTGCTAAAAAAAATAATGATTAA